GCATGCCGCCCGGGATGAGCAGCACCTCCCCCTGCTGCAGCACGAGTTCCCGCTCGGGGAAGGTGAAGCGCATAGAGCCCGACGTGCAGTAGCTTAGCTGTTCGTTCTCGTGCTGGTGGGTGGGCACCACCGTGCCGGCCTTGAGTTCGATCATGGCCACCATAAGGCGTTCTCCCCACAGCATCCGGCGCGTGATCCTGGGGCTCAGCGCCTCAGGTGTCAACGCGGCCAGGACCGCGTGCTGGATCTCGCTCATCAGGCACCTCCGGGTGAGTGTGAGGGAGGATTCGCCGCGAGGTGGCGGCATCACCCCCTTGGGAGGATCCCTGTTCCGGAGGATTCCCGCCCCAGAGGATTCCAGCGCTGCCGAATCAAACTCTGCGCAGAGGCCTCGCGCTGGGGGTCTGGCGATGTAGAGGCTTCTCGATGAGGGGGCCTCGCGATCAAAGGGGGATGGGATGAGATACCGTCGTCTGGGCAACTCCGGGCTCAAAGCGTCCGTGTTGGGATTGGGAGGCAACACCTTCGGGCGGTCCGTGGACGCCGATGGGACGGCGCGCATCGTGCACGCCGCACTCGGCCTGGGCGTCAACTTCTTCGACACGGCCGACATCTACAGCACCGGCGTCTCCGAGGAGCACCTGGGCCACGCCCTGGTCGGCAGGCGCGGCGAGGCCCTAATCGCCACCAAGGTCTTCGGCACCATGGGCGAAGGACCCAACGAGCGCGGGTCTTCGCGCGCGCACATCATGGACGGGGTCCACGCCAGCCTGCGCCGGCTGAACGTGGAGTACATTGACCTGCTGCAGCTCCACGAGTGGGACGGCGAAACACACATCGAGGAGACCCTGCGCGCCCTCGAGGACTTGGTGCGCCAGGGCAAGGTCCGCTACATCGGCTGCTCCAACTTCGCCGCCTGGCAGCTCGTCTGGTCGCTCTGCACCAGCGACCGGCGCGGGTGGGCGCCGTTCGTCTCGGTGCAGCCCGAGTACAGTTTGCTGGCGCGCGGCGTAGAAGCCGAGCTGCTTCCGGCGTGTCAGGCCTTCGGGATCGGGGTGATCCCGTACTTCCCGCTGGGCGGGGGCATCCTGACCGGGAAGTACAGCGAGGGAGAACCGGCCCCGGAAGGGACCCGCGGCTACCAGAGCGAGCGGTTCGAGAAGCGGTTCATGACAGCGCGCAACTTCGCGATCGCCCGCGCGCTGGAGGCATGGGCGAAGGAGCGCGGGCATCTGCTGGCCGAGCTGGCCGTTGCATGGCTGCTGGCGCGCCCCGCTGTCTCCACGGTGATCACCGGGGTCACGAAGCCCGCACAGGTGGAGGCGAACGTCCGGGCCGCCGAGTGGGAGCTGTCGGCGGCGGAGGCGGACGAGGTGGCGGCGCTGGCGCCGGACAAGGACCGGGCATGAGTGTCCTCTGACGTCACGCGACAGACCAGGTAGGGGGCGTTATGATGGGCGACCGGAAACTCTTTCGCAGGGTCCGACTCCCGGAGGCCGTTGCCGGCCGGCTCTACCTCCACAGCATGCCCGGGCGCTACGAACCTCTCGAGGCGTCGTTCGCAGAGGCAGTAAAGCTAGGCATTGCGCGGATAATCTGCCTTGTTCCTCCTGCGGAGATCGAGTCCGCATCTCCATCCTACGCGCAGGCGATCGAAGAGGGGCGTCTCCCGTGCGATCGCGAAGCGTTCTCGATACCCGATTTCGGCGTTCCCGAAGACCGGCGCGCGTTTGCCGGGTTTGTTCTCTCGACAGCCTCTCGCATTCAAGAGGGGGAGCGGGTTCTTGTGCACTGTCAAGCGGGCATCGGCCGAACCGGCACGTTCGCCACCTGTGTCCTCCTGGCGCTCGGGCTGTCTGCTGCGGAGGCCGAGAACGCCGTACGCGAAGCCGGCTCCCAACCTGAGATCCTCGCGCAGCGGCAGCTCATCAACTGGTTCAAAGAGAACATGCACTCGGGAGGCCGGTAAGAGCATCAGGAAGGGATTTAGAGACTCCCTGTTGAACGACTTCTTGATGGTTGCTAGATTAGAACCAGCCTCCTTCCTCCCACGTTTAGAAATTGGGTAAGACGGGCATTGTTTTCTCTTGGAGGGTGCTATGAAGCACTATCCCATTCTCTACGCTTTTCGGGACAAGGTATCAGGGAACGGCTTTCTGGCCGATGTATCCGTTCATGGTCGCGCTCTCGCTT
This DNA window, taken from bacterium, encodes the following:
- a CDS encoding cupin domain-containing protein, producing MSEIQHAVLAALTPEALSPRITRRMLWGERLMVAMIELKAGTVVPTHQHENEQLSYCTSGSMRFTFPERELVLQQGEVLLIPGGMPHSAEMLEDVVTVDFFSPPRQDWIAGADAYLRG
- a CDS encoding aldo/keto reductase encodes the protein MRYRRLGNSGLKASVLGLGGNTFGRSVDADGTARIVHAALGLGVNFFDTADIYSTGVSEEHLGHALVGRRGEALIATKVFGTMGEGPNERGSSRAHIMDGVHASLRRLNVEYIDLLQLHEWDGETHIEETLRALEDLVRQGKVRYIGCSNFAAWQLVWSLCTSDRRGWAPFVSVQPEYSLLARGVEAELLPACQAFGIGVIPYFPLGGGILTGKYSEGEPAPEGTRGYQSERFEKRFMTARNFAIARALEAWAKERGHLLAELAVAWLLARPAVSTVITGVTKPAQVEANVRAAEWELSAAEADEVAALAPDKDRA
- a CDS encoding protein-tyrosine phosphatase family protein, with amino-acid sequence MGDRKLFRRVRLPEAVAGRLYLHSMPGRYEPLEASFAEAVKLGIARIICLVPPAEIESASPSYAQAIEEGRLPCDREAFSIPDFGVPEDRRAFAGFVLSTASRIQEGERVLVHCQAGIGRTGTFATCVLLALGLSAAEAENAVREAGSQPEILAQRQLINWFKENMHSGGR